The Glycine max cultivar Williams 82 chromosome 12, Glycine_max_v4.0, whole genome shotgun sequence genome window below encodes:
- the LOC100809516 gene encoding nudix hydrolase 9 isoform X1: MEKEASSTDDPSSFTLLVSCPSGLSPSQVSVAFSDAYDRIPHSDVILENTISEIWKQRSQKNNSLFNGKKFRYGGCVLHAKDGSDHECEPHLCLHLGLTDYRTFVGTNLSPLWERFLVPSEDDSVLCQHTSNPLGNGAVVETNDNKILVLQRSDNVGEFPGHFVFPGGHPEPQEIGITSHQYNKELTESINTKVSQEMFDSIVREVVEEIGVPASSLSIPAFIGISRRNLNVRPAAFFFIKCGLDSKEVRQFYSSAQDGYESTQLYAVPMIEIENMTSRMPGCHRGGFALYKLMVDTRKIT, from the exons ATGGAGAAGGAAGCGAGTAGCACCGACGACCCTTCTTCGTTCACGCTTCTAGTGTCGTGTCCTTCCGGCCTTTCACCTTCACAG GTTTCTGTGGCATTCAGCGACGCCTACGACCGGATCCCCCACTCTGACGTCATCTTGGAGAACACGATTTCCGAG ATATGGAAGCAGAGGAGTCAGAAGAACAATTCGCTCTTCAATGGGAAGAAGTTCAGG TATGGAGGGTGTGTTTTGCATGCCAAAGATGGATCCGACCATGAATGTGAACCGCATTTATGCCTCCATCTAGGTTTGACAGATTACAG GACTTTTGTGGGGACAAATTTAAGTCCTTTGTGGGAAAGGTTCCTGGTTCCATCAGAAG ATGATTCTGTTCTTTGTCAGCACACCTCCAATCCACTAGGAAATGGTGCAGTGGTGGAAACAAATGACAACAAAATACTTGTATTACAACGAAGTGATAATGTTGGTGAATTTCCTGGACATTTTGTTTTCCCTGGAGGCCATCCTGAG CCTCAAGAAATTGGTATAACATCTCATCAATATAACAAGGAGTTAACAGAATCTATTAACACTAAGGTTTCACAGGAGATGTTTGACAGCATTGTTCGTGAAGTAGTTGAAGAAATTGGAGTGCCGGCTTCATCCCTT AGCATCCCGGCTTTCATTGGTATATCTCGCAGGAACTTGAATGTTAGACCAGCtgcatttttctttattaaatgcGGTCTTGACTCAAAGGAAGTTCGGCAGTTTTATTCAAGTGCACAAGATGGCTATGAGTCAACTCAGCTATATGCTGTTCCAATG ATTGAAATAGAAAACATGACTTCTAGGATGCCTGGCTGTCATCGAGGTGGATTTGCCCTCTATAAATTGATGGTTGACACCAGGAAGATTACTTGA
- the LOC100809516 gene encoding nudix hydrolase 9 isoform X2 translates to MHSCILRVRACVCWIWKQRSQKNNSLFNGKKFRYGGCVLHAKDGSDHECEPHLCLHLGLTDYRTFVGTNLSPLWERFLVPSEDDSVLCQHTSNPLGNGAVVETNDNKILVLQRSDNVGEFPGHFVFPGGHPEPQEIGITSHQYNKELTESINTKVSQEMFDSIVREVVEEIGVPASSLSIPAFIGISRRNLNVRPAAFFFIKCGLDSKEVRQFYSSAQDGYESTQLYAVPMIEIENMTSRMPGCHRGGFALYKLMVDTRKIT, encoded by the exons ATGCATTCATGTATTCTGCGCGTGCGGGCGTGTGTTTGTTGG ATATGGAAGCAGAGGAGTCAGAAGAACAATTCGCTCTTCAATGGGAAGAAGTTCAGG TATGGAGGGTGTGTTTTGCATGCCAAAGATGGATCCGACCATGAATGTGAACCGCATTTATGCCTCCATCTAGGTTTGACAGATTACAG GACTTTTGTGGGGACAAATTTAAGTCCTTTGTGGGAAAGGTTCCTGGTTCCATCAGAAG ATGATTCTGTTCTTTGTCAGCACACCTCCAATCCACTAGGAAATGGTGCAGTGGTGGAAACAAATGACAACAAAATACTTGTATTACAACGAAGTGATAATGTTGGTGAATTTCCTGGACATTTTGTTTTCCCTGGAGGCCATCCTGAG CCTCAAGAAATTGGTATAACATCTCATCAATATAACAAGGAGTTAACAGAATCTATTAACACTAAGGTTTCACAGGAGATGTTTGACAGCATTGTTCGTGAAGTAGTTGAAGAAATTGGAGTGCCGGCTTCATCCCTT AGCATCCCGGCTTTCATTGGTATATCTCGCAGGAACTTGAATGTTAGACCAGCtgcatttttctttattaaatgcGGTCTTGACTCAAAGGAAGTTCGGCAGTTTTATTCAAGTGCACAAGATGGCTATGAGTCAACTCAGCTATATGCTGTTCCAATG ATTGAAATAGAAAACATGACTTCTAGGATGCCTGGCTGTCATCGAGGTGGATTTGCCCTCTATAAATTGATGGTTGACACCAGGAAGATTACTTGA
- the LOC100810048 gene encoding 3-ketoacyl-CoA synthase 12: MELIYLLYLVPTLYACFLIWKMLDERRDRECYILNYQCYKPPNDRMLGTEFCGKLIRRTENLGPSEYRFLLKAIVSSGIGEQTYAPRNIFEGREATPTLRDSIGEMEEFFHDSIGKLLAKSNVSPSEIDVLVVNISMLATVPSLSSRIINHYKMRHDVKVYNLTGMGCSASLISMDIVKCIFKTQRNKLALLITSESLSPNWYTGSDRSMILANCLFRSGGCAILLTNKRSLKDKAMLRLKCLVRTHHGAREEAYGCCTQQEDDQGRLGFHLGKTLPKAATRAFVDNLRVIAPKILPIRELLRFLFVSTIKKINKSSNAPKSVASTGATKSPLNFRTGVDHFCLHTGGKAVIDGIGMSLDLSEYDLEPARMTLHRFGNTSASSLWYVLSYMEAKKRLKKGDTVFMISFGAGFKCNSCLWEVMKDLGEANVWDDCIDEYPPESLANPFMEAYGWINEVDDPYTYEHLPEFLK, from the coding sequence ATGGAGTTGATCTACCTACTCTATCTGGTTCCAACGTTGTACGCGTGTTTCCTCATATGGAAGATGTTGGACGAGAGAAGGGACAGGGAGTGTTACATCTTAAACTACCAATGCTACAAGCCCCCCAACGACAGAATGCTCGGCACCGAGTTCTGTGGCAAGCTTATCAGACGCACCGAAAACCTGGGCCCCAGCGAGTACCGCTTCCTCCTCAAAGCCATCGTCAGCTCCGGCATCGGCGAACAAACGTACGCCCCAAGAAACATCTTCGAGGGCCGCGAGGCCACTCCCACGTTGCGCGACAGCATCGGAGAAATGGAGGAGTTCTTTCACGACAGCATTGGAAAACTCCTCGCGAAATCTAACGTCTCCCCCTCCGAGATCGACGTCCTCGTCGTCAACATCTCCATGCTCGCCACCGTCCCTTCCCTCTCCTCTCGAATCATCAACCACTACAAAATGCGCCACGATGTCAAGGTCTACAACCTCACCGGCATGGGCTGCAGCGCCAGTCTCATCTCAATGGACATAGTCAAATGCATTTTCAAGACGCAGCGCAACAAGCTCGCGCTGCTGATCACTTCGGAGTCTTTAAGTCCAAATTGGTATACGGGAAGCGACAGATCCATGATTCTCGCGAACTGTCTCTTCCGTTCTGGCGGCTGCGCGATTCTTTTGACGAACAAAAGATCGTTAAAGGACAAAGCCATGCTGAGGTTGAAGTGTTTGGTGAGAACGCATCACGGTGCTAGAGAAGAAGCTTATGGCTGCTGTACCCAGCAGGAAGATGATCAAGGAAGACTCGGATTTCATCTTGGGAAGACTCTTCCCAAGGCTGCCACCCGAGCCTTCGTTGATAATCTTCGAGTCATAGCACCCAAGATATTACCTATCCGTGAGTTGCTCAGGTTTTTGTTCGTGTccactattaaaaaaatcaacaagagTAGTAACGCTCCCAAGTCCGTTGCGAGCACCGGAGCGACAAAATCACCATTGAACTTCCGAACCGGGGTTGATCATTTTTGCCTTCACACCGGAGGAAAGGCGGTGATCGACGGGATCGGAATGAGCTTGGATCTGAGCGAGTATGACCTGGAACCGGCGAGGATGACGCTGCACCGGTTCGGGAACACGTCGGCGAGTAGCTTGTGGTACGTGCTATCGTACATGGAGGCGAAGAAGAGGCTGAAGAAGGGGGACACGGTGTTCATGATAAGCTTTGGTGCGGGCTTTAAATGTAACAGCTGTTTGTGGGAGGTGATGAAGGACTTGGGGGAGGCGAATGTGTGGGACGATTGCATTGATGAGTACCCACCAGAGTCATTGGCCAACCCCTTCATGGAGGCCTATGGTTGGATCAATGAAGTTGATGATCCGTACACTTACGAACATCTTCCAGAATTTCTCAAGTGA